The genomic window AGGGCATGAGTTCATTCGGCAGATCGCGTGATTTTCTGGTTTATCTGGCGGTGCTGATCCCCTATCAGGCGATCCGGCTTATGCCGTATCCGGTCGTCAAAGGCATGGCGCGGCTCTGCGGCGGAACCATGAACCTGATTCCGTCGATCCGCAACCTGGTGCGGGCCAACATCCGGACCGCCTTCCCGGAATATTCCGAAACGGAGGTTGCACGGGTCGGCAGCCGCTCGCTCTACAACCTCGCGCTGAACATGGCCGAATTCATCTGGCTCAACGGCCGGCCGGACCGGATCGAGCGCTGTTATTTCCTGCCCCCCGACGTGACGGAGCGGCTGAAGGGACACGTCGCCCGGAAGGAGCGCATCATCTTCGTGAATCCGCACCTCGGCAGCTGGGAGGCGTCCGGCGTCATGGCCCCGTATTATGCGGGAGTCGATATGGTCGCCATCGCGAAGCCGGTCCGCAACCCGTATCTGAACAAAATGATCAACAGCGGCAACCGGGAAAAGGTCCGGGGGCTTGAAATCATTTTTTCGAGCGGAGCGATCCGGGCGGCGACGAAAGCGCTGCGCGACGGCCGCGGCGTCGGCACCCTGATCGACCAGAACACCCGGGTCCGGGACGGCGGCAGCTTCGTGAACTTTTTCGGGCTGCCGGTATCGAGCAGCACCGCCCCGGCCCACCTGATGAAATACTGCATCGCCCACGAAATTCCGGCCGTCATCATCTACGGCACGAGCGTGCGGCACGAGGACGGCCGGGTCCATGCCCACTCCGCCTATCTGCCGAAGCCGTTCTCCGAGTACGGCGACGAGACGGAAGTGCTTCAGGACCTGATGAACATCTCCGAGGAGTACATCCGGCGCTACCCTGACCAGTATCTGTGGTTCTACCGCCGTTTTCAGAACATCGAGCCGACCTGCCCGGAAGAGCTCAAAAAGCGGTATCCTTATTATTCGAAGGTGGTGGGGCCGCACTTCTACCGCAAGACGAGCCGCGATATCAAAGCCGAGAAAGCGGAACGCCGCCAGCCGTAAGGGGGAGCGAAGCGACCGGGTTCAGGGCCATTCGGCCCTGGCGGGATTCCAAAGGCCGCGAAGGCCTTTGGTGGAGTTTGAGGCAAAGCCTCAAGCTGACCCGGGCGAA from Victivallis lenta includes these protein-coding regions:
- a CDS encoding lysophospholipid acyltransferase family protein, with translation MSSFGRSRDFLVYLAVLIPYQAIRLMPYPVVKGMARLCGGTMNLIPSIRNLVRANIRTAFPEYSETEVARVGSRSLYNLALNMAEFIWLNGRPDRIERCYFLPPDVTERLKGHVARKERIIFVNPHLGSWEASGVMAPYYAGVDMVAIAKPVRNPYLNKMINSGNREKVRGLEIIFSSGAIRAATKALRDGRGVGTLIDQNTRVRDGGSFVNFFGLPVSSSTAPAHLMKYCIAHEIPAVIIYGTSVRHEDGRVHAHSAYLPKPFSEYGDETEVLQDLMNISEEYIRRYPDQYLWFYRRFQNIEPTCPEELKKRYPYYSKVVGPHFYRKTSRDIKAEKAERRQP